In Pseudomonas sp. HR96, the DNA window CTGGCACTGATGCGCAACCACCCTGCCGACCTGCAGTTGCCGCTGTATGGCGCCGACACCGTGGAAACCCCGGCGGCGGCGCCACGGGATATCCGCCAGATGCTGCTGTCGCCCTTGGCGGTGCTGCGCGAGGCGTCGCGCACCTGGACCTTCTGGGTGCTGTTTCTGACCTTCTTCATCTGTGGCGCCAGCACCAACGGCCTGGTGCAGACTCACTTCGTCAGCCTCTGCGGCGACTTCGACATCGCCGCCACCACAGCCGCCGGGGTGCTGGCGGTGATGGGCATCTTCGATTTCTTCGGCACCGTGGGCTCGGGCTGGTTGTCCGACCGCTACGACAACCGCTGGCTGCTGTTCTGCTACTACGGTTTGCGCGGCGTGTCGCTGATCCTGTTGCCGTTCACCGACTTCACGGTACTCGGTTTATCGGTGTTCGCCCTCCTCTACGGCCTGGACTGGATCGCCACCGTGCCGCCTACCGTCAAGCTCTGCGCCCAACGCTTCGGCCCGGCCAAGGCCAACGTGGTGTTCGGCTGGGTGTTCGCCGGCCACCAACTGGGCGCCGCGTTCGCCGCCTACGGGGCGGGCTGGACGCGGACCCATTTCGCCAGTTACCTGCCGGCGTTCTTCATCGCCGGGCTGCTGTGCGTGATCGGCGCGCTGATCGCCTTGTCGATCAGCGCGCCGGCCAGGCCCAAGGCACTGTAGGCGGGGCCTTCAGCGCACCGTGCAGGGGACCTTGGTCATCCATGGATGGCCCGGGCCCCGAGTCGAGGTCCGGGCATTTGTCGCGGCTGTTCCACGCTTGTCGATAGTCCCTGATTGCACTTTGCGCTCGCTGTGCCCAGATCAGCGGCGGTCCAGCGAGAAGCGCCCTGCCCCGGTCACACTGAGCAACCACAGGCCGCCAATGATGCTCATGTTCTTGAAGAACTGGATGGTATTGGCGGACTTGTCCGGCTCGACCATGTTCCAGAAATGATGGCCGATGATCGCGGTGCCCAGTACGAACAGACTCATCAACAGCGCCAGGGGCCGGGTGTAGAAACCCAGCACCAGGGCCAAGCCAACGAAGAATTCCATGACAATCGCCACCGCTGCCGCAACCTGTGGCAGCGGTGCGCCGATGGCGCTGAAGTAGCCGACAGTGCCGCTGAAAGCGGTGAGTTTGCCCCAGCCGGCGGTCACGAAGAGGATCATCATCAGGATACGGGCCAGCAGGATGATCAGGTCTTTCTGGCGGTCGAGCAGGTTATAGCGCATGGCGTCAGCCTCTAAGTGGGTATGGCGCCATTATTTATCGAATAAATCGTTTTAAATAGCGGAAAAATCCGTGAATATCTATCGATAAAGTCGATACTTACACCACATGCGCGGGCGCCAGCGCGCAGGGCTGCTCCTGATCGCCGCGTTCCACCTGCACAGTGGCGTGGCCGATGGCGAAACGCTGGTTGAGGCCTTCGCAGAGGCTCTGCAGGAAGGCGTCATCCTGGCCGTGCTGCGGCCGGACCAAATGAGCGGTGAGCGCCGTTTCAGTCGTGCTCAGGGCCCAGATATGCAAGTCGTGGACTTCCGCCACCCCGGGCAAGGCTGCCAGCCAGGCCTGCACCTGGCCGGCGTCGATATGTTCCGGGACTTTGTCCAGAGCCAGGTTGACGCTGTCGCGCAACAGGCCCCAGGTGCTGATCAGTATCAGTGCGGCGATGCCCAGGCTGACCAGCGGATCGAGCCAGCTCCAGCCGGTGAGCATGATCACCAGGCCCGAGACCACCACCCCCGCCGACACCGCCGCGTCGGCGGCCATGTGCAGGAAGGCGCCACGCACGTTGAGGTCGCCCTTGCGCCCGCGGGCAAACATCCAGGCGGTCAGGCCGTTGATGGCAATGCCGATGGCCGCGACGATCATCACTGTCTGGCCCCCCACCTCGCCCGCAGGCACCCCTTCGATCAGGCGTCGCAGCGCTTCGAACGTAATGCCACCGACCCCCACCAGCAGCACCACAGCGTTGGTCAGGGACGCCAGGATGGAACTGCGGCCCAGGCCATAAGTGCGGCTGCGGGTCGGCTGGCGCCGGCCCAGCGACACCGCCCACCACGCCAGCAGCAGGCCCAGCACGTCACCCAGGTTGTGCGCGGCATCCGCCAACAGAGCCACTGAGTGGGCGCTCAGGCCGAAGACGATTTCGCCGATGACGAATGCCGCGTTGATCGCCGAGCCAATGGCGAAGGCCCGGTCGAACCCGGCAGGTGGCGTGGCATGTTGATGCCCGGCGTGGCCATGGTCGTGGCCCTTGTGGGCAGGATCATGGTCGTGATCGTGGCCGTGGTGAGGCTCGGTCATGCGTTATTCCTAGAGGCCTGCCAACGGCGAGGCGATGGGTCGATTGAGGGCGCGCAACAGCACCTGGTCCTGGCCGTAGACATCAGGCTTGTAGGCCACGCGGCCCTGCTCGCCGAGGTCCACGGTCCAGTAGGCAAGCAGCACGGGGACCTTTACCGGCAGGTGGATGTTGGTGGTCTTGCCCGTGGCCAGCTGCGCCTGAATCGCCGCCGCGTCCCAGTGCTCCGGGTCGTTGAACAGCAGCTCCACCAGCTGCAGCGGATGCTCGACACGGATGCAGCCAGAGCTGGTCGCGCGCATCTGGCGGTTGAACAGCTCGCGGTGCGGTGTGTCGTGCAGATAGATGGCATAGGGGTTGGGAAAGCGGATCACCACTTGGCCAAGAGAGTTTTCGGGGCCGGCGTCCTGGCGCAGGGTCAGGCCGTGGGCGGTCTTCCAGTCGACCGTGGCGGGGTCCACGGTCATGCCCTGGCGGTCCAGCACGCGGATATGGTTGCTGGCCAGGTAATTGGGGTTCTTGAGAATCTTGGGCAGCACATCCTGAGTGAGGATGGTCGGCGGCACGGTCCAGGTCGGGTTGAAGGTGACGTAGGTGATCTGCGACTGGAACATCGGCGTGTTGCGCACCGGCTTGCCGACCTGCACCCGCGAACGCCACACTGCCTTGCCGTCACGATACAGGGCGACCTTGTAGCCGGCGATGTCCACGACCACGAAGGTCCCTTCCAGCTTGTACAGCAGCCAGCGGGCACGTTCCATGTTGACCCGCACCTGGTCGATGCGCTCGGACACCGGAATGTTCAAGGCCACCAGGGTGTCGGCGGTCACTCGGCCGTTGGCGGGCAGATACTGCTCGCTCTGAAATTTGCGCAGCGCCGTCGCCAGGCCGCTATCGAAGGTGCTGCTCAAGGCCTTGCGCGGGTCGCCCTTGGCCTTGGGTGGTGCCAGGTAGCCGCCGGCGATCAGGCGCAGGCGCAAGGCCTTGACCGCTGGCTCGTCGCTGCCGATGGCCAGTTCGCCGGGCGTGCCAATGGGCGCCCAGCCGCCGTGCTCCTGGACCGCGCGCAGACGGGCCAAGGCCTGGCGCAGGTTGGTGTAGAGCGGATCCTGCGGCGGCGCCAGGGTGAAGGCCTGGCTGACCTGATGGCTGTCCAGGGCGGCCAGCATGTCTTTGACGTCTTCACGTGGGTCGACGCTTGCCGGGTCCTTACTGTCGCCGTTCCAGGCCATGTCCAGGCGCACCGGGTCGACCTTGCCGCGGCGCAGCGCCAGCAAGGCTTGCAGATAGGTTCGCGTGGCCGCCAGGTCGAATTGTGCGCGCTGCGTCGGGGTCACCCCGGGCTGCTGCAGCTGCGCCTGCAGGCGTACCAGTTCGGGGGTATGGAAATCTTCCGGGTTGAGGCCGTCCAGCGGGGTGGCCGCCAGGCCCGCGAGCAACTGTTGCACGTCGGCATCGCTGCCCCAGGCACTGGCAAAGCCGCGCTGCAGATAGAAATCGAGCATGGCTCGATTGACGTCGACCCGACCATGCACCGCCACAGGCGCTGGCAGCGGGGCGCTGACGGCGGCGACATCCGTCGCCAGCTGGGTTGGCGCGTCATTGGACGGCACGGGCGCCAGCGCCGCAGGGACCGGCGGCATCAGAATCTTCTGAATGGCCTGTGCCACTGGGTCGGTTGGCGCTCCATTGTTCAGTGGTTGTGGTACGGTTGGCGGCGCGTCGGGCAAGGTATCTGCGTGGCAATACCCGGTACCGACCGCCAGAACCAGAAAAGCGGCGCCCAACAAGGGAATGATTGCCGATGTTCGCATCGTGACGGGTCGTGTGCCCCGGTGTCCGATCGCCCAACTGCGCATGGCCAAAGTCTGCATGGTGACGCCCCTGATCCGTACCCGGAATAACTGAAGTCTAGAGTCGTTCGAGACCGAGCCTAATGAAATACACCTTGTTCGCCGCGCTGGTCGCGAGCGCCCCGCTGGCCAATTCAGCATACGCCGATTCCCTGCAAGCCGCCCTCGTGCGCGCTGCGCCCGACGCCAACCCGCAGGTCATTGCCCTAGCGCTGCGCGCCGCTCAATGCCGCAAGGCGCATTTCGAAGCCCCGGCCCGCCGCCTGGCGGTGATCGACTATTCATTGCCTTCGACCGAGCAACGCCTCTGGGTGTTCGATCTACAACGTAAAACTTTGTTGTTTCACGAATGGGTCGCCCATGGTCGCAACAGCGGCGAGAACATGGCCAACCAGTTTTCCAACCAGAACGAGAGCATGGCCACCAGCCTCGGGCTGTACCGCACCAAGGCCACGTACCTGGGTCACAACGGCTATTCGCTGCGCATGGACGGCCTGGAGCCGGGATTCAACGACAATGCCTTCGATCGCGACATCGTGATTCACGGTGCGCCCTATGTCAGCCAGGACTTCGCCCGTTCCAACGGCCGCCTCGGCCGCAGCCTCGGTTGCCCGGCGGTGCGCCCGGAAATCGCGCACAAGCTGATCGACTCGATGAAGAACGGGCAGTTGCTGTTTTCCTATTACCCGGATCCGCAGTGGCTGAGCGAGTCGTCGATGATCAATTGCAGTGGCGCGATGACTGCGGGCAACCAGCCGGTGGCGGGGCGCCATCGACGCTGAGAAAGGAGGGGGGGTCAAACATTGCGCGGGGGCAGGAAACGGCCG includes these proteins:
- a CDS encoding cation diffusion facilitator family transporter, which codes for MTEPHHGHDHDHDPAHKGHDHGHAGHQHATPPAGFDRAFAIGSAINAAFVIGEIVFGLSAHSVALLADAAHNLGDVLGLLLAWWAVSLGRRQPTRSRTYGLGRSSILASLTNAVVLLVGVGGITFEALRRLIEGVPAGEVGGQTVMIVAAIGIAINGLTAWMFARGRKGDLNVRGAFLHMAADAAVSAGVVVSGLVIMLTGWSWLDPLVSLGIAALILISTWGLLRDSVNLALDKVPEHIDAGQVQAWLAALPGVAEVHDLHIWALSTTETALTAHLVRPQHGQDDAFLQSLCEGLNQRFAIGHATVQVERGDQEQPCALAPAHVV
- a CDS encoding L,D-transpeptidase family protein, with product MRTSAIIPLLGAAFLVLAVGTGYCHADTLPDAPPTVPQPLNNGAPTDPVAQAIQKILMPPVPAALAPVPSNDAPTQLATDVAAVSAPLPAPVAVHGRVDVNRAMLDFYLQRGFASAWGSDADVQQLLAGLAATPLDGLNPEDFHTPELVRLQAQLQQPGVTPTQRAQFDLAATRTYLQALLALRRGKVDPVRLDMAWNGDSKDPASVDPREDVKDMLAALDSHQVSQAFTLAPPQDPLYTNLRQALARLRAVQEHGGWAPIGTPGELAIGSDEPAVKALRLRLIAGGYLAPPKAKGDPRKALSSTFDSGLATALRKFQSEQYLPANGRVTADTLVALNIPVSERIDQVRVNMERARWLLYKLEGTFVVVDIAGYKVALYRDGKAVWRSRVQVGKPVRNTPMFQSQITYVTFNPTWTVPPTILTQDVLPKILKNPNYLASNHIRVLDRQGMTVDPATVDWKTAHGLTLRQDAGPENSLGQVVIRFPNPYAIYLHDTPHRELFNRQMRATSSGCIRVEHPLQLVELLFNDPEHWDAAAIQAQLATGKTTNIHLPVKVPVLLAYWTVDLGEQGRVAYKPDVYGQDQVLLRALNRPIASPLAGL
- a CDS encoding DoxX family protein, which codes for MRYNLLDRQKDLIILLARILMMILFVTAGWGKLTAFSGTVGYFSAIGAPLPQVAAAVAIVMEFFVGLALVLGFYTRPLALLMSLFVLGTAIIGHHFWNMVEPDKSANTIQFFKNMSIIGGLWLLSVTGAGRFSLDRR
- a CDS encoding murein L,D-transpeptidase catalytic domain family protein, which produces MKYTLFAALVASAPLANSAYADSLQAALVRAAPDANPQVIALALRAAQCRKAHFEAPARRLAVIDYSLPSTEQRLWVFDLQRKTLLFHEWVAHGRNSGENMANQFSNQNESMATSLGLYRTKATYLGHNGYSLRMDGLEPGFNDNAFDRDIVIHGAPYVSQDFARSNGRLGRSLGCPAVRPEIAHKLIDSMKNGQLLFSYYPDPQWLSESSMINCSGAMTAGNQPVAGRHRR
- a CDS encoding MFS transporter is translated as MVSTVLAASLSRRKIHYSWVALAVTFLTMLVMAGAMGAPGVLITPLRSEFGWDTAQISAALAIRFALYGLIGPFAAALMNYFGVRRVMLAALLIVASGMGLSLFMTQFWQLVVLWGLVVGVGTGLTAMVLGATVATRWFAKRRGLAVGLLSASSATGQLLFMPFMASLTEHYGWRWALTFVCLAIGLVAVAVLALMRNHPADLQLPLYGADTVETPAAAPRDIRQMLLSPLAVLREASRTWTFWVLFLTFFICGASTNGLVQTHFVSLCGDFDIAATTAAGVLAVMGIFDFFGTVGSGWLSDRYDNRWLLFCYYGLRGVSLILLPFTDFTVLGLSVFALLYGLDWIATVPPTVKLCAQRFGPAKANVVFGWVFAGHQLGAAFAAYGAGWTRTHFASYLPAFFIAGLLCVIGALIALSISAPARPKAL